The Cylindrospermum stagnale PCC 7417 genome segment GCATGACTTTGCGGCCTTGTCTGACTGTAGAAAAAGCACCGGGAGCTAGCGATCGCACTAATGCCATATCTTTATCAGTTGTAACTTGCACCACCACACGATAACGGGCATTCACCGAAGAATCTCCACCATAAGCCCCAGTTGCAAAACTTTTAGGTGCTGGCGCTGATCGCCCTTGATTCCTTACTCTGGGTTGTGGTGCTAGGGGTGCGTTAAACTCGATCACGTTAGTATCAATTTGGACATAATTCAATTGCGGCATCCCCGACTGCAATGTTGGTAAGTTGCTCGAAATCGGAGATTCAGCCACAGTATTATTATATTCCTGTTGGTCAGTGTCAGAAACTCGGATATCGGCTGGCAACTGTGGCAACTGGTTTTTTAATGGTCGAGAATTATTCCTAGCAACAGGTTTAGTCGGTGTAATTCTAGCGCTAGGCAAAGGTGCAGTCTGCTGAGTAGGAATTTCAGGAATTGTGGGAGCAGAGAAAACGATTTCTCCGTTAGTTGGTAATTCCTGTAACCTACCGTTAGGCAAAAGTTCAGTTGGCGAATTTTCGGCTATGGAAGCTGTTAGCCCTTGAATATCAACCTTACCAGCAATGCGATTATTCGCCAGGTTGTTGCCAGGAGCAGAAATTAGCTGTTTGGCAGCACTGGCATTAATGTCATAGCGGGCATTATTCTGAAATTCATTACCCCCTGGTTCCGAGGTGCTACCCAAATCTGGCATTGCTTGGGCTATGACTACCAAACCATCTTCTTTACTGTCTTGAATTAAATTATGCCGTAAAGTTGGGCGGGCATTGGCTTGAACTATCACACCCGATCTGTTGGACTGAATTTGATTGCCTACCACTACAGGATTAGCATTTTGGGCAATATTGATGCCAAAGCCCGTTTGTTGAAAGACATTTTCCCGCACTTGGGGCACAGATCGACCTGTAACTGTCAACCCATTGGCACCATTGCGATAAAAATAATTTTTGCTAATAGTAGGAGCAGCGTTACCAGTAACGGAAATGCCATCCTGAGTATTTTCAGTAAATGTATTTTCCTGAATTATGGGGTTGCTGGACTCAATCCATAAACCGTAACCACGGGGGTTGGTGTTGGTGACTGTCACCCCACTCAACCCCGCTTCATTGGCACCAACAATGGTGACATTTTGACCACCAAAACTACGACTGAGGTATTCACCACCACCAGCGATGGTGATCCCCCTGCCTTTGTTGCCTGTGTCTCCTTGAATAGAAACACCCTGTTTGAGCATTAAGGGGAATACCTCACCTGTTTCGGCGCTGTATGTCCCTGAAGAAAGCATAATTACAGAATTTGGCCCGGCTACTTGCAAGGCTTGGGTAATGGTTTTCCAAGGAGTCGCTTCACCACCATTACCTGCTTTGTCATCTCCAACACTTGGGTTGACAAACAGGATGTTAACCTGAGAAATTGTTTTTTCACCCTGAAGCGTTTGTCCTGATGCTGTAGGGATTTGAGCAAAGGCACGGCTGAAATTGGTGCCCAAGAGTGACAGACTGATAACTCCCAGACCGATGCTAAAACTCAATGCTGTAGCTAGTTCTCGGAAAATCAGCTTGGCCCTACGGTAGTAAAAAAACTTAAGAGGGAGCATCAACTTAATCCAACTCCTGAGAAAGTACAATAAATTCTTATACTCTGCTATGTGGGAGTATGTCGATAATGTTACTCATATATTGACATATTGACCACTGAGCTTTTTTGAATACAAAGTTTCAAAGTAAATCATTTCAGATGAAACAAGCTGGCTGTTACGATGAAAAAACTAATGGGGTTGTTGTAATGGTCGAAGCCCACAGCCAAGAAAAACAGATACAGCAAGTGGTTTATCGCATTTTAGATGCCAATTTAGATCGCGCCCGTGAAGGCTTGCGAATTATCGAGGAATGGTGCCGTTTTGGATTGAATAACGCCCAGTTGGCTGGGGAATGTAAGGATTTGCGCCAAGAGGTAGGTAAGTGGCATACCCCTGAACTAAGGGCAGCGAGAGATACACTCGGTGATCCTGGTACTGGTTTATCCCATCCCCAGGAAGAACTCCGCGCTAGCATTACCTCGTTGTTACAAGCTAACTTTTGCCGTGTCCAAGAAGCACTGCGGGTGCTGGAAGAATATGGCAAGCTTTACCACCCGAATATGGGGGCAGCTTTTAAGCAGATGCGCTATCGGGTTTACGCCCTAGAAAGTAATTTAATGGGTTATCAGCGGCACCAACTGCTGTGGCGATCGCGTTTATATCTTGTAACTTCCCCCACAGATAGTTTGTGCCAAACAGTGGAAGCGGCTCTCAAAGGCGGTTTAACGCTCCTACAGTATCGCGAAAAAACTGCCGATGATGTTTTGCGTCTGGAACGAGCTACGAAACTGCGGCAGCTATGCCACACCTATGGTGCTTTATTTATTGTCAATGACCGGGTAGATTTGGCTTTAGCGGTAGATGCCGATGGGGTGCATTTGGGGCAGCAGGATCTGCCGATTGCGGTGGCCCGGCAATTACTCGGAACCCAGCGGTTGATAGGACGCTCTACCACAAATCCCGAAGAAATGCAAGCGGCAATTGCCGAAGGCGCAGATTATATTGGCGTGGGCCCAGTTTATGAAACACCTACGAAAGTAGGTAAGGCAGCAGCAGGCTTAGAATATGTGAGATATGCCGCCAAAAACTGTGCTATTCCCTGGTTTGCGATTGGGGGAATCGATGCGAATAATATCAATGATCTGATTGATGCGGGAGCAGAACGGGTGGCGGTGGTGCGATCGCTAATGCAAGCGGAACAACCTACTTTAGTCACGCAATATTTCCTTTCCCAAATCCAGCGCGTGAAACTCAAACCGGAATAAATGCACAAGCGACAACTTATGTCTATTCAAATTGCACTTCAGGTAAATGGGGAAACTCGCAATTGTTTATCCCAAACGCCATTACCCGACTTACTCCAAGAGTTGGGTTTTAATCCCCGCTTGGTGGCGGTGGAGTATAATGGCGAAATCTTACACCGTCAATTTTGGCAGCAAACTCAAGTGCAGCCAGGCGATCGCTTAGAAGTAGTCACCATCGTTGGTGGTGGTTAATTTAATAAACACGAATAGCGAGATTCAGGTTTGTACAGCCAGCGGTGCAAATTCTTCCGTTTGGCTAACTCTTGGCCTTGGCGTCCGAGTCTTTCCCGTAGCGGCTTATCCTGACACAAACGTTTGAAAGCCTGAAAAACTTCATAGCCAGAATTGGGGTTCACCAAGAGGCCATTTTCTTCGTGATGGACTGCATCAAGAACACTACCCAAGCGAGAAGCAATTACAGGCTTACCAAAGTAGCTGGCTTCTGAGTAAACCATGCCAAAACCTTCGAGAATTTGAGTTTTTTGATTCAACAAAGTCAGCATGGCAAATATATCACAGGCTGCATAGTAGCCGGCTAATTCTCGTTCGGGTACATAGCCAGCAAAATGTACCCGCTTGTCTACTCGCAAGCGCTGAGATAATGATTTCAATTGGAATTCACTAGGTCCTTGACCGCAGATTATATAGTGGACATCTAGCCCAAGAGTTAACAATAGTGGTAAGTTGTCAATCACGCGATCAAAGCTTTTATGCTTCACCAGTCGTCCGACAGAGAGAATAACGATCGCTGTTTCGGGAATATTGTACGCCTGACGCAACCGCATTCTTAAATCATCAAGATGACTGGGACTAGTCGCAGTCCCAAATCTTTCAGGTCTAACGACTGGGTTAATTACGTGGGTAGGGGAATCAACCCGAAAAGCGGATCTCAGGTAATCTCTTGTATGGGAACTGTTACAAACAATGCCTTCGGCCCGTTTCAGTGTTAATTTAAATAGCGATCGCCATAAGGGGTTGCGTGAAGCACAAACAATATCGTTACCGTGCAGGTAGATAAAAAAGCGAATAGGTAAGATATAGCTGAGTAGCAATAGTGCCGGAAAGTCATAGCCATGACACCACTCAATATAGCGGTAATGATAGCGAAAATAGAGTTTACAGGCTAGCAGTATTGACCAGACGATATTCAACAGAGACTTGAAGATATTTCCCAGAAAACCACTAGGCCAGAAGCTAGAGTGGGGCCAGCGATAAACCGGAAACTGCTGCGCCTGATCAAATACTTTATCTCCTAAGCAACCAGCAGCCAGCACAATCACCCTGTCTGGGTCTTGCAAACAACGATTATAGACATATTCTCCAATCACAGCATCTTGCGGTCGGAAGCTCCGAGATATAACTAAGATGTCTGGGTAGGCAGTTTTGTCCCTGATCTGTGTCCCTAGCTGTGAAATATGTTCCATAAATAATTTTGAATTTGTTTATATTGACCGCTGGTGAGAGAAGTTGATAATTTCCGACAACCCTAGAAAAGGGAATTTTTCTGCACATAAAATTTCCATCAGTATTGACTTAACTTGCAGCTACAGGTTGCGAGTCAACTGAAAGATGATGCCTAGACTATGAAATCTCAACAATCAAGTTAGAAGTACACCCCACAAATCAAGCTGGGGAAGGGAACTGGTAGCCTTGAAAACTCGCAGAGATCCTGACAGTCAAGATATCTGTGTGTTCCTAGGAGATTGTTGCCAACTAAACCATATTTTGAGGAGAAACAATTGTTTGTGATTCCAGTTGGAAATTCGCTGACTATGTATCTTCTTTCCCTTTTATTACATCCTTTCTCCTTGATTCTAGTTAACAATCTAGCAGCGAAAAAACCAGGAGTCTACGTTATTTCTGTGTCAGTACTTCTCTGGTTCCCTAATTAACTTAGGTATAGTAGAGATATTAATTGTCTTGATTGTCGCTTTGGAGTACGTGGCAGGCGAAACCACAATTACCAAACCTCCTTGAATCCTAAACAGCACAAAAACTTCAGCAATATCTTAGTGCATGAACTAAGGAGTTTTATTTTTTAATTTGATTAATTTTATTTTTGACTGCCAATTTATCACCACTGGAGAATTTGTATGCATGATAAACCCTAGCCAGAATATCGTTGATATCCAAAGCAATTGCTCAGAGACTGCTGTAGATATTACTAAATCTAGCTGTTACTAATAGATTATACTGAATACCGCCTAAAATTATGCCAAATTGCCAAAAATATTCCGGTAATTTGGTAACCGATGTCATAGACTTTACGCGCTGATCATGATTTTCAATTGCTGAATTTTTCTCCCTTTGATGCTTTAACTTGTGTAAGTGGATACTAGAAAAATAATTACGTCGAGAAAGCTTTCATCGGTAATTTCTTAACTAAAGATTAATTGACTGTAGAATGTTTATAACACAGTTTTAAGTATGATTTTTGACAAATTACATAGTTATCGCGCCTTAACCCACAATTCGCTGCAATGAGTTTATCCCAAAATTATCAATTACTGTCAATTTCACCAGTTCTAGCGTTGTAACATACTGCCTTAACTATGAATCTAGAATTTACTTGATAAATTAATTGTGGTAAAGAGGGTTTTTACGGTGGGATATGTTTTATAAATATACAAGAAATATTTCTGATGAAGCTGTTTGTATTAGTAACTTCTACCAATCACTGTATTTTTGATGACTGACTATTGCTATTAACACATGAGATCCTCAAAATCTACATTACCTGGCTAATTTCTATTCATCTAGGTGGATGCTTAAAGTCAAATTTTGGCGTAAAGGCAAGATTATCAAAGCTATCTGCTAACATCTGCTCAAGATTGTTTCTTTTTACTCAAAAAATCAGTCAAAACAAGACTTAGAAACTACGAAGATTTGTATAGTTGAAAACTAAATCTATAGAGTTAGAAATTACAAAGATTTGTATAGTTGAGAAATGAAAAAGTTTCTCCCCTGTCTCCTGCCAATTCACAGATCCGAATATCGGTTAGTGTGTATTGCATCCAATCGAAAACCTCTCTATTTCTCAGAGATGGTGTAGTACTGAGCGGCGGGAATAATTAATTGATGCCTAAATTGCACGGTTATGGCGATGTTTTGCGGTACGGTTATCAATGTGAGAAATCCCCCCTGCGATCGCACCACACCGAATAACAGACGCGGTAGATTAAATATGTAGCTGACAATTAATCAAAAACTTGCTTGTTACGGGCTGGCGTCACCTACACACCGCAACACCAATACCAGTAGTGCGAGCAATCATCACTAAATACTGTTTTCCCAGCGACTGTGCTATGCGTAAAAAACTACAACAAACCATCAAACCCCTGCTAAAAACGTTCTTTGTTCTTAGCCTAGTAATAGCTTTAGCCTTTGGTCAAACCGATGGCGCATTAGCGGCCCGCAGTGGTGGTCGCATAGGTGGTGGTTCGTTCAGAGCACCCTCTAGCCGCAGTTACACACCGCGCACTTATGCACCTCCTGGTGGTGGTGGATACTACGCTCCCTATCCTGGTGGTGGTTTTGGCTTTCCTTTCCTGATTCCTTTTTGGGGTATTGGAGGAGGATTTGGCGGTGTGTTTAGCATCTTAATCTTTTTAGCGATCGCTAATTTCTTGGTGCAATCCTTCCGTCGCGTCACCAATAACGACACCGAAGAAGCAGACTACAACAACAATTCCACAGTTTCCATCACTCGTTTGCAAGTCGGTTTATTAGCTCAAGCCCGTGGTTTGCAAACCGAACTCAACCACATCGCCGAAACTGCTGACACCAACACCCCAGAGGGGAGAGCAGAAATCTTACAAGAAGCCAGCCTTGCATTACTACGCCATCCCGAATACTGGGTATATGCAGGTGGTGGCACCCAGCAAGCTAAATTAAATGCAGCTGAATCTCAATTCAACCGTTTGTCATTGGCAGAACGCAGCAAATTCAGCGAAGAAACACTTTCCAACGTCAACAACCAGCTAAAAGCGGCTCTAGCCAAAGAAGCCTTACCCCCTGCTGAACTCGATAACCCCACCCGTTTAATTAGCGAAGGC includes the following:
- a CDS encoding DUF1565 domain-containing protein — translated: MLPLKFFYYRRAKLIFRELATALSFSIGLGVISLSLLGTNFSRAFAQIPTASGQTLQGEKTISQVNILFVNPSVGDDKAGNGGEATPWKTITQALQVAGPNSVIMLSSGTYSAETGEVFPLMLKQGVSIQGDTGNKGRGITIAGGGEYLSRSFGGQNVTIVGANEAGLSGVTVTNTNPRGYGLWIESSNPIIQENTFTENTQDGISVTGNAAPTISKNYFYRNGANGLTVTGRSVPQVRENVFQQTGFGINIAQNANPVVVGNQIQSNRSGVIVQANARPTLRHNLIQDSKEDGLVVIAQAMPDLGSTSEPGGNEFQNNARYDINASAAKQLISAPGNNLANNRIAGKVDIQGLTASIAENSPTELLPNGRLQELPTNGEIVFSAPTIPEIPTQQTAPLPSARITPTKPVARNNSRPLKNQLPQLPADIRVSDTDQQEYNNTVAESPISSNLPTLQSGMPQLNYVQIDTNVIEFNAPLAPQPRVRNQGRSAPAPKSFATGAYGGDSSVNARYRVVVQVTTDKDMALVRSLAPGAFSTVRQGRKVMQAGVFSSQSNARGMLKKFNSKGLRAVVERLN
- a CDS encoding thiamine phosphate synthase, with translation MKQAGCYDEKTNGVVVMVEAHSQEKQIQQVVYRILDANLDRAREGLRIIEEWCRFGLNNAQLAGECKDLRQEVGKWHTPELRAARDTLGDPGTGLSHPQEELRASITSLLQANFCRVQEALRVLEEYGKLYHPNMGAAFKQMRYRVYALESNLMGYQRHQLLWRSRLYLVTSPTDSLCQTVEAALKGGLTLLQYREKTADDVLRLERATKLRQLCHTYGALFIVNDRVDLALAVDADGVHLGQQDLPIAVARQLLGTQRLIGRSTTNPEEMQAAIAEGADYIGVGPVYETPTKVGKAAAGLEYVRYAAKNCAIPWFAIGGIDANNINDLIDAGAERVAVVRSLMQAEQPTLVTQYFLSQIQRVKLKPE
- the thiS gene encoding sulfur carrier protein ThiS, with protein sequence MSIQIALQVNGETRNCLSQTPLPDLLQELGFNPRLVAVEYNGEILHRQFWQQTQVQPGDRLEVVTIVGGG
- a CDS encoding glycosyltransferase family 4 protein, with protein sequence MEHISQLGTQIRDKTAYPDILVISRSFRPQDAVIGEYVYNRCLQDPDRVIVLAAGCLGDKVFDQAQQFPVYRWPHSSFWPSGFLGNIFKSLLNIVWSILLACKLYFRYHYRYIEWCHGYDFPALLLLSYILPIRFFIYLHGNDIVCASRNPLWRSLFKLTLKRAEGIVCNSSHTRDYLRSAFRVDSPTHVINPVVRPERFGTATSPSHLDDLRMRLRQAYNIPETAIVILSVGRLVKHKSFDRVIDNLPLLLTLGLDVHYIICGQGPSEFQLKSLSQRLRVDKRVHFAGYVPERELAGYYAACDIFAMLTLLNQKTQILEGFGMVYSEASYFGKPVIASRLGSVLDAVHHEENGLLVNPNSGYEVFQAFKRLCQDKPLRERLGRQGQELAKRKNLHRWLYKPESRYSCLLN
- a CDS encoding DUF1517 domain-containing protein, coding for MRKKLQQTIKPLLKTFFVLSLVIALAFGQTDGALAARSGGRIGGGSFRAPSSRSYTPRTYAPPGGGGYYAPYPGGGFGFPFLIPFWGIGGGFGGVFSILIFLAIANFLVQSFRRVTNNDTEEADYNNNSTVSITRLQVGLLAQARGLQTELNHIAETADTNTPEGRAEILQEASLALLRHPEYWVYAGGGTQQAKLNAAESQFNRLSLAERSKFSEETLSNVNNQLKAALAKEALPPAELDNPTRLISEGPGEYLIVTLLAATLGKFGIPAINSADDLRQALRIIGSLPSEQLLAIEVLWTPQAEGDTLTTDDLFAEYPDLKLV